The Fibrobacterota bacterium sequence GGACTTAATTAACCCCATTAGTTCCTCACCCCACGAACAGAACGCCCGCGATCTCCCAGGCGCGGGCAACAGCCATGACAAGCCACAGACAGGCCGAACCAAGCGCCCCCAATTCTCTCTCTACACGTTCGAACAACGTGGATGCCGAGGGGCCGCCGAGGTGAGCGAGTCTTATGGGGAGCGGTCGGACGGGCGGGTGCGGGGCTGCGTTCCGGCGAGTTGCAAGCGTCGCAGATTGAGGAAGGGAAAAGATCCCCGGAACAGAAAGCCCGCGCTCTTCAAATGCGCGGGCGACCCCTTCCTCAAGCTGCGGAACGACCGAGGCGTTCGATAGCGCCGCATCCGAGCCGGAACGCAGACCCGCCCCCGCCCAGACCCACCTCTATCTTAAGTCTCGTAGCACTTCATGATCCCCTCTTCCATCCACTTGTAATCCCCGTTCATCATGCACTTCGCGATCTTATTCGCCTGCCGATCGTCGTTATCCGACACCGCGGCGAACGCCGCATCGATGCGTCGGCGGGCTTCCTTGCAGAAGAAGCTCGCCAGATGGACGTAGTGGGGGTTCTTCGGGTCCTGCTCCGTGCGCAGCTTGGCCAGGGCGCAGGTGGAGGCCATCGCGAATAGCTCGGTCCCGATGTCAACGAAGCGGCCGAGCAGGGCCTGCTTGCGTTCCAGGGTATTCTGGTACATGCCC is a genomic window containing:
- a CDS encoding DNA polymerase II gives rise to the protein GMYQNTLERKQALLGRFVDIGTELFAMASTCALAKLRTEQDPKNPHYVHLASFFCKEARRRIDAAFAAVSDNDDRQANKIAKCMMNGDYKWMEEGIMKCYET